A portion of the Halobacillus ihumii genome contains these proteins:
- a CDS encoding carbohydrate ABC transporter permease, which yields MQKTTITKSKRLSWRSNRTGYMMVLPALLVLAIVMFYPIFYTLGMSLSKVDINTTGYDFTFIGFQNYLNIFSRSVYWDSIWFTFYFSFITVSLELFFGLLIALAVNKVKRMMNVSLVIMLIPWALITVVSAQMWAYIYNGVYGVLNYVFEVIGIIDAPLPWLSTPTSAIISIMVAEVWKTTPFVVIILLAGLQMVPKDQYEAAAIDGANRWQSFWNITLPAIKGSIGVAVVFRLLQAFGVFDLPYVLTGGGPGNATQPIAMLGVEALFQNLNFGIGAAISVSTVCFIIVLAFIFSPLIRTIVKGEE from the coding sequence TTGCAAAAGACAACCATTACTAAATCAAAACGTTTATCATGGAGGTCAAACCGTACGGGGTATATGATGGTTCTTCCAGCCCTATTGGTCCTAGCAATAGTGATGTTTTATCCTATATTTTATACCCTAGGTATGAGTTTGAGTAAAGTGGATATCAACACTACAGGGTACGATTTCACGTTTATTGGATTTCAAAATTACCTGAATATATTCAGTAGGAGCGTGTACTGGGACAGTATTTGGTTTACCTTTTATTTTTCATTTATCACAGTGTCCTTGGAACTTTTTTTTGGATTATTAATTGCTCTTGCTGTTAATAAGGTGAAACGAATGATGAATGTTTCATTGGTTATTATGCTTATCCCTTGGGCACTGATAACCGTTGTGTCAGCTCAAATGTGGGCCTACATTTATAACGGAGTATATGGAGTTTTAAATTATGTTTTTGAGGTGATAGGAATCATCGATGCTCCTCTACCATGGTTGTCAACTCCTACTTCAGCGATTATAAGCATCATGGTAGCAGAGGTATGGAAGACTACTCCATTTGTAGTTATTATTTTATTAGCCGGATTGCAAATGGTTCCGAAAGATCAATATGAAGCTGCAGCGATAGATGGGGCTAACCGATGGCAAAGTTTTTGGAACATTACCTTACCAGCAATTAAAGGAAGTATTGGAGTAGCCGTCGTATTTCGGTTATTGCAAGCTTTCGGGGTGTTTGATCTTCCATATGTCTTAACAGGGGGGGGACCTGGGAATGCTACTCAACCAATAGCTATGCTTGGGGTAGAAGCATTATTCCAAAATCTCAATTTTGGTATAGGTGCTGCGATCTCTGTTAGCACAGTTTGTTTCATTATCGTGTTAGCATTCATTTTTTCTCCCCTCATTCGCACCATTGTGAAAGGAGAAGAATAA
- a CDS encoding LacI family DNA-binding transcriptional regulator, which translates to MKVTLKEVSKYCGLSIATVSNVLNGTKPVTENNKRKVLKAVQDLEYIPHEAARQLKAGKSGLIGVLTVGYNSFFTEILKGVEEQATRKGFKIIVGSTEEDVQSQKEFLDSFIAKRVEGIIMAPANGWTKEKLKKYQDIPIALIDRWIPAYKYISVITNNKESSKQLVSHLATHHQYKHIGLVYAYSDISSMTERKLGYEIALREARIPIENSFMESCDGSIEGAEEATIKLIEKNKDLEAIYIANNNMLLGAFKACKKRKLKIPQDIAIAGVDTEPWMEFVQPTITTIQQPVKQMGREAMNLLINNKDNKYIQHEELKNKVVIGESCGC; encoded by the coding sequence ATGAAGGTTACTTTAAAAGAAGTCAGTAAATATTGCGGTTTATCAATTGCTACGGTTTCTAATGTTTTAAATGGTACAAAACCTGTTACTGAAAACAACAAAAGAAAGGTTTTGAAAGCTGTACAAGATTTAGAATACATTCCTCATGAAGCAGCACGTCAGCTAAAAGCCGGGAAAAGTGGATTAATTGGAGTCTTGACAGTTGGTTACAATTCTTTCTTCACAGAAATCTTAAAGGGAGTGGAAGAGCAAGCAACACGAAAGGGATTTAAGATCATTGTTGGAAGTACAGAGGAAGATGTTCAATCTCAAAAAGAGTTCCTTGATTCTTTTATTGCAAAAAGGGTTGAAGGAATAATCATGGCACCGGCAAATGGGTGGACAAAAGAAAAGCTGAAAAAATATCAGGACATTCCCATAGCCCTTATTGATCGTTGGATTCCGGCGTATAAATATATTTCCGTCATAACAAACAACAAAGAGAGCTCCAAACAATTAGTCAGTCACTTAGCCACTCATCATCAATACAAGCATATTGGTTTAGTTTATGCGTACTCGGATATTTCATCCATGACGGAAAGAAAATTAGGGTATGAAATTGCCTTAAGAGAAGCAAGGATTCCAATCGAGAACTCCTTTATGGAAAGTTGCGATGGAAGTATTGAAGGTGCAGAAGAGGCAACTATAAAACTTATTGAAAAAAATAAAGATTTGGAAGCTATTTATATAGCTAATAATAATATGCTGTTAGGTGCTTTTAAAGCTTGTAAAAAAAGAAAATTGAAAATTCCTCAAGATATAGCAATTGCAGGGGTGGATACGGAACCGTGGATGGAGTTTGTACAGCCAACCATAACAACAATTCAACAACCTGTGAAACAGATGGGGAGGGAGGCAATGAATCTATTAATAAATAATAAAGATAACAAGTATATTCAACATGAAGAGCTTAAAAATAAAGTGGTCATCGGTGAATCCTGTGGCTGCTAA
- a CDS encoding 2-hydroxyacid dehydrogenase, translating into MQKKIYLTRKMPNEIISMMAEHCSVEMWPEKETAVPASVLKEKIREVDGLFCLLTETVDRELLDHAENLKVISNMAVGYNNIDVNYATKKGIMVTNTPGVLTETTADLTFSLLMATARRLTEADQFLRAGHWKTWSPFLLTGQDIFESTLGIIGLGQIGKAVARRAKGFNMNVLYYNRSRKFEAEEELGINYADFNTVLKQSDFLCILVPFTQHTKNLISQQQLSLMKDSAVLINTSRGGVVDEQALYHALINGDIWAAGLDVFNQEPIPLDHPLLDLDNIVTLPHIGSASYQTRMKMARLAIDNLLRGLANEKPRHIVNEELFNKA; encoded by the coding sequence TTGCAGAAGAAGATATACTTAACAAGGAAAATGCCTAATGAAATCATTTCCATGATGGCCGAGCATTGTTCAGTTGAAATGTGGCCGGAAAAAGAAACTGCAGTGCCGGCTTCCGTTTTAAAGGAGAAAATAAGAGAAGTAGATGGACTGTTCTGTCTTTTGACGGAAACGGTTGATCGTGAACTTTTAGATCATGCGGAAAATCTGAAAGTGATTAGTAATATGGCTGTCGGTTACAACAATATTGATGTCAATTATGCAACAAAAAAAGGAATTATGGTTACAAATACTCCCGGTGTATTAACAGAAACGACGGCTGACTTAACCTTTTCCTTGTTAATGGCTACTGCAAGACGATTAACGGAAGCCGACCAATTTCTAAGAGCAGGACATTGGAAAACCTGGTCGCCTTTTTTATTAACGGGACAAGATATATTTGAATCAACTCTGGGGATCATTGGCTTAGGTCAGATTGGAAAAGCTGTGGCGAGGAGAGCCAAAGGCTTTAATATGAATGTATTATATTACAACAGGTCAAGAAAATTTGAGGCTGAAGAAGAATTAGGTATCAATTATGCAGATTTTAATACCGTTCTTAAACAATCGGATTTCTTATGTATCCTTGTGCCTTTTACTCAGCACACCAAAAACTTGATCAGTCAGCAGCAACTGTCTTTAATGAAGGATAGTGCGGTTCTTATTAATACTTCTAGAGGCGGGGTAGTTGATGAACAAGCACTGTATCATGCTTTAATAAATGGTGATATTTGGGCAGCCGGTCTGGATGTGTTTAATCAAGAACCAATCCCTCTTGATCACCCGCTGTTAGATCTTGACAATATTGTGACTCTTCCTCATATTGGAAGTGCGAGTTATCAAACAAGGATGAAGATGGCAAGATTGGCGATAGACAACCTTTTGCGGGGATTAGCAAATGAAAAGCCCAGGCACATTGTAAATGAAGAACTTTTTAACAAGGCATAA
- a CDS encoding ABC transporter substrate-binding protein translates to MRYKIVGILIFLFVSTGCSSNINNGESATNINREVDYSNPEGTIVWSCGNIGGGGLRKELIDRFEEKYSDVNVVLQETPATTNGAQSYYTMTIGGQNPEPDVYCGDSNWPAQFGEAGLALDLSTIMPESFWERFPKKLVDAASYKGGIYGAPLYDNIGYLYYRKDLLKKANIPVPETWEELKRAASHLQEAGLVDYGFVWQGASYEGLTTNFLEYLHAAGGEVFNDQGEVHINTEETEKALSFMKSLISSNASPQAVTTFHEDESMSTFSAGSAAFLRNWSYAYRQAQNPSTSQISNKVGVTKIPSFENGKHNATRSGWNVFINPHTKNLEASLAFMDSLTSKKAQRLMLVKYGILPTNVEVQSNPQLIKEYELLDIYHDVVKTPRPKTPKYNALSEAIYVNTNELLSQNKRVKDVLKEMESRMKSVVRSES, encoded by the coding sequence ATGAGATACAAAATTGTAGGTATATTGATTTTTCTTTTCGTAAGTACTGGCTGTAGTTCAAACATTAATAACGGGGAGTCAGCAACCAATATAAATAGGGAAGTGGATTATTCTAATCCGGAAGGCACGATTGTATGGTCGTGTGGAAATATAGGCGGCGGGGGATTGAGGAAGGAATTAATCGATCGATTTGAAGAAAAATACTCTGATGTCAATGTTGTCTTACAAGAAACACCAGCTACGACTAATGGGGCGCAATCTTATTACACGATGACCATTGGCGGGCAAAATCCAGAGCCCGATGTTTATTGTGGTGACTCCAATTGGCCGGCCCAGTTTGGAGAGGCAGGTCTTGCATTGGATTTATCGACTATCATGCCCGAAAGTTTTTGGGAAAGGTTCCCGAAAAAACTCGTTGATGCAGCCTCTTATAAAGGAGGGATTTACGGTGCTCCACTATATGATAATATAGGGTATTTATATTATCGTAAAGACCTTCTGAAGAAAGCGAATATTCCAGTACCTGAGACGTGGGAAGAATTAAAACGGGCTGCTTCTCATCTACAAGAAGCAGGATTAGTCGATTACGGTTTTGTTTGGCAGGGGGCGTCTTACGAGGGGCTAACGACCAACTTTTTGGAATATTTACATGCAGCTGGAGGAGAAGTATTTAATGATCAGGGAGAGGTACATATCAATACGGAAGAAACAGAAAAGGCACTCTCTTTTATGAAAAGTTTGATTAGTAGCAATGCATCTCCTCAAGCGGTCACCACCTTTCATGAGGACGAGTCAATGAGTACTTTTTCTGCGGGATCAGCAGCCTTTTTACGAAATTGGTCATACGCCTATAGACAAGCGCAGAACCCAAGTACTTCTCAGATATCTAATAAAGTAGGGGTCACTAAAATACCTTCTTTTGAAAATGGCAAACACAATGCAACCCGATCTGGATGGAATGTATTCATTAATCCTCATACTAAAAATCTAGAAGCTTCGTTAGCTTTTATGGATTCTCTTACGAGTAAAAAAGCCCAGCGTTTGATGTTGGTGAAATATGGAATTCTACCAACGAATGTCGAAGTGCAATCGAATCCACAACTAATTAAAGAATATGAGTTATTGGATATTTATCACGATGTGGTAAAAACCCCGCGTCCCAAAACACCTAAATATAATGCTTTATCAGAAGCGATATATGTAAATACAAATGAATTGCTATCGCAGAATAAGAGAGTCAAAGATGTGCTCAAGGAGATGGAAAGTCGCATGAAATCAGTGGTTCGTTCAGAATCTTAG
- a CDS encoding ribose-phosphate diphosphokinase, whose product MLNTNQKVKIFALNSSWDLAGEIAENIGIPLASCSVKRFSDGEIQINIEESIRGCEIFVIQSTSNPVNENLMELLIMVDALKRASAQTINVVIPYYGYARQDRKARSREPITAKLIANLLETAGADRVLTIDLHAPQIQGFFDIPVDQLVGVPILSDYFKQKGEDDLVVVAPDNGGVVRARKMAESLNIPIAFIDKRRPEPNVAEVMNIIGNIEGKKAVIIDDIIDTAGTIQLASRALKEKGAEKVYACCTHPVLSGAAIERIENSEVEELIVTNTISLSETKQIEKIKCLTVAPLLAEAIERVYHNLSISALFD is encoded by the coding sequence ATGTTAAACACGAATCAAAAGGTTAAAATTTTTGCTTTAAATTCCAGCTGGGATTTGGCTGGGGAAATCGCTGAGAATATTGGAATTCCTCTCGCTTCCTGTTCCGTCAAACGATTCAGTGATGGTGAAATTCAAATTAATATTGAGGAAAGCATTCGTGGATGTGAAATATTTGTTATTCAATCGACATCTAACCCTGTCAATGAAAACCTTATGGAATTGTTAATAATGGTAGACGCACTTAAACGGGCGTCTGCGCAAACGATTAATGTTGTCATTCCATATTACGGATATGCGCGTCAGGATCGAAAAGCCCGTTCAAGAGAGCCAATTACTGCAAAGTTAATTGCTAATTTGCTTGAAACAGCAGGCGCAGACCGGGTGCTCACGATTGATTTACATGCGCCGCAAATTCAAGGTTTTTTCGATATCCCTGTTGATCAATTGGTGGGTGTTCCCATTCTATCGGATTACTTTAAACAAAAGGGTGAAGATGATCTTGTTGTGGTGGCTCCCGATAATGGGGGGGTCGTTCGGGCGAGGAAAATGGCTGAAAGCTTAAATATCCCTATAGCGTTTATCGATAAACGCCGCCCGGAGCCAAATGTGGCTGAGGTCATGAATATTATCGGAAATATCGAAGGAAAAAAAGCTGTCATTATTGACGATATTATTGATACCGCCGGAACGATTCAACTTGCTAGCCGTGCATTGAAGGAAAAAGGTGCTGAGAAGGTGTACGCCTGCTGTACACACCCAGTCTTGTCAGGTGCTGCTATTGAACGTATTGAAAACTCGGAAGTGGAAGAGCTAATTGTGACCAACACGATTTCTTTGAGTGAGACAAAGCAGATTGAAAAGATCAAGTGTCTTACGGTGGCGCCTCTGTTGGCTGAGGCTATAGAAAGAGTCTATCACAATTTGTCGATCAGTGCTTTGTTTGATTAA